One window of the Camelina sativa cultivar DH55 chromosome 1, Cs, whole genome shotgun sequence genome contains the following:
- the LOC104708080 gene encoding agamous-like MADS-box protein AGL97 produces MRTKANLLLIXERLAKSEDPEELRDAMNSMSKMLQYLKELRRDCEDVEKKGLVDKTHQNHTLNPESCCDNKNNYALLGNVEDGCNQELLDIDQIINFESTSSSVNSELENISMVTPNQNSFSDSKAIVDEELVVHTDLYDDIIHLSNLDEDVMLPISDNNNNNNNNNVLSENFDEFIQELDLDQIFDFETNYMQSLEMDGVSMVTTNSETVGHGGLLTHIDLDEDNLCFSDYFNELTSPDPI; encoded by the coding sequence ATGAGGACTAAAGCCAACTTGCTCCTTATANATGAGAGGCTTGCAAAATCAGAGGATCCGGAGGAACTGAGAGACGCGATGAACTCAATGTCGAAGATGTTGCAATATCTGAAAGAGTTGCGACGAGATTGTGAGGAcgtggagaagaagggtttagtagacaaaactcatcaaaaccATACTCTTAATCCTGAATCTTGTTGCGACAACAAGAACAACTATGCTTTGCTTGGAAACGTGGAGGATGGATGCAATCAAGAGTTGTTGGACATTGATCAAATCATTAATTTTGAGTCGACAAGTTCATCAGTGAATTCAGAGTTGGAAAACATCTCGATGGTGACACCAAATCAAAACTCGTTCTCTGACTCTAAAGCTATTGTAGATGAAGAATTGGTGGTTCACACTGATTTGTATGATGATATTATCCACTTGTCCAATTTAGATGAAGATGTGATGCTACCGATttctgacaacaacaacaacaacaacaacaacaatgttttATCTGAAAACTTTGATGAATTCATTCAAGAGCTGGATCTTGATCAGATCTTTGATTTTGAGACAAATTATATGCAGAGCTTGGAGATGGATGGTGTCTCGATGGTGACTACGAATTCTGAAACAGTTGGACATGGAGGATTACTGACTCACATAGATTTGGATGAGGATAATCTATGCTTTTCTGATTATTTCAATGAATTAACCTCCCCTGATCCAATCTGA